The DNA segment GCGGTCCACGCGGAACGACGTCTGCGATCTGGTGAGGAACAGGCCCAGGCCGCTGCTGGCGCCGACCCACTCCGCGATCACCGCACCGGCGACGGCGTAGGCCGACGCGATCCGGAGACCGGCGAAGAACGCGGGCGTTGCGCCAGGCACGAGGACCAGGCGAAGGATGTCGCGTCGGTCCGCGCCCATGCTGCGCAGCAGGTCGATCTGCTCGGCGTCCGCCGACGAGAGGCCGTGGACGGTCGAGATCGCGACCGGGAACACCGCGATCAGCGCCACCACGACCACCTTGGGAGTCAGCCCGAAGCCGAACCACAGCACCAGCAACGGCGCCAGCACGATCATCGGGATCGTCTGGCTCGCGACCAGCAGCGGGTACGCCAGGCGCCGGAACAGCGGCACCGCCCACACCGCGACCGCCAACGCGACGCCAGCGACCGCGCCGGCGACGATGCCGACGAGTGCCTCGGTCAGCGTCGTGGCGACGTGTCCGCCGAGCAGGCCGCGGACCTCGCCGAACGCCGCCAGGATCTGCGACGGCGGCGGCAGGATGTAGGCGGGCGTCTCGAAGACCCGAACACCCAGCTCCCATGCCAGGAGCAGCGCGGCGATCAGGATCGCGTGCGGGAGCAGGCGTCCCACCCGTACGGGGCGCGGCAGCGCGCTCATCGAGGCTCCTCCGGACGGGCCTCCAATGGACGCGCGTCCGACCGGCCGGGGGGCTCGCGGAACGTTGCGGTGAGGTCGTCGATGCCCGGCGTCCGAGCCTCGTCGGCGGTCCCGTACACCTTGATCACGGTGATCGCCGACGTCGCGCCGGCCGTCAGGCAGGCCTCGTGGACGCGTCGCAGCAGAGGCCACACGACGTCCGGCTCACCCTCCAGGGTCGTGCCGAGCGCGCCGACCTCGTGGTGCACGCCCGCGCGCTGGATCTCGGCGATCGCCGCCTCGACGTGGGCG comes from the Euzebyales bacterium genome and includes:
- a CDS encoding ABC transporter permease is translated as MSALPRPVRVGRLLPHAILIAALLLAWELGVRVFETPAYILPPPSQILAAFGEVRGLLGGHVATTLTEALVGIVAGAVAGVALAVAVWAVPLFRRLAYPLLVASQTIPMIVLAPLLVLWFGFGLTPKVVVVALIAVFPVAISTVHGLSSADAEQIDLLRSMGADRRDILRLVLVPGATPAFFAGLRIASAYAVAGAVIAEWVGASSGLGLFLTRSQTSFRVDRVFVGVAVIAVLSIALFGLVDLLSRVAAPWQRVEREQRGRR
- a CDS encoding thiamine-binding protein — encoded protein: MILAEIQCLPTPAGTPDDRHAHVEAAIAEIQRAGVHHEVGALGTTLEGEPDVVWPLLRRVHEACLTAGATSAITVIKVYGTADEARTPGIDDLTATFREPPGRSDARPLEARPEEPR